ACTGACGAGTTCAGCGGTTATTACGGGTTTCTCTTTGAGCTTAGATGTCATCTCTCCATATGATGTAGGTATGTCAGATTGGTTGACGGGTAAGGATGAaaactagggattgcaatccggtccggcggatccggtaatccggccggatccggcacttttcaggagctaccggatccggtaaaaatcaccggatccggaccggatccggtatgataaaaaacgcctaaatacagcacgcgctgtgcgttgcagatgaggaaaaggcaacggatacgaggtatgaagttgaacagaacaaaaaacgaatgaaaaagtttaaatttagttagataaaaatatatttattatgacgatgactgggaacagatgaggatttcttcttctttcatgttggtggcacgatatgacgattacataaatactgtaatagaaggaaaaatgaaaggatggacatgccatggaaggcatttgtaatttatgctaaagagaaggttcatgacgtgtcataatgttgtgataggagattaaccgactacagttgggctcatcaatatgtgtgaatgaagaatatatgataatattgataatctttagttttctccgatatatgtatatatataataaaatatagattattttctattcaaatttaagagagaatcttttgtctttacaatttcatccaatcttatgcaatttccttcatggtacatgctactctacgtctagccaattctttatttgatctatgtaactctccctttccgcgatggttttcaatcctacattctattatttttcgcatgagatcgtcgtgtcgtgtgttgttccttataatttgacgaatatacttttctataaattaaaaaaagtacaatttttttaagttatacagtctactactttttcggacaaataaattagagcaagataatactagagcgcatttatatcataattggttaagtaaaatatcttcgttaaaagtaataaataatagtaagcgtaggagttgaaaatagagttccggttactctggttataatattagcggaaaatcgttgagcattagactttttgtttgccgcgatatctattgtcgagtagcagtactgagagttccgctactcgatgctagatgtcgactacgaaaataataagcgttttggtaccaaaactgatgtatggagtgagcaatctatgtacttcttatttctctatgctagaatggatgtcaacgttagagtttgtgaggaaagagaagagtcgtggaatgtatggggcccaatcggcccaatacattccacgactctactctttccgaacagactctacaaagaattcaatcaaagaacagttacgaaaacttgtcatttcaaggagctccaattcccaccccacatcccatcatcaggctttggaaactaagcaaatttataattgtaaacgaaaatttgagcacttttgaatggttaaatataataaattaccgatttaaaattcttgtttttaaagtgatattgacattgtgacactttttactaccaagttctattttattgtgaagaagttatttattaacttcaaattatagattcaggaatacgtattacgcaaaaaactagaaaaatatgtcatttaattaacttttatattcctataccaaaccggatccggtccggccggatccggccggactacggccaaaatccggccggatccggccggattgaaaaccaatccggtttgcaatccctaatgaAAACCTAACAAAGaagtatagattttttttcgtCGACTTCATTTTATGCATGCATTTGGTAAATCGACCTTTGCACAGTTACAAAGCCGTTCGACGGAAATTCGAAGTCCACCTTGATAATTCGCTATTTatctattacaataaattaaagtcCGTACTTGCAACTGTGATTAGAGAAAACGTATTATATTACCTTTTATATAGTATTACcgaagtatgaaaaaaatatgcagCCTAATTTCTGATTTTCTTTATACCTATCACCTAAAATAAGTCCCGAAGGAGTTTTTATGGGCTATGCCAAAATATTATGAACATTTAATTTACTAATGTTCTTTCTTAACTTTTGGGTGAGATAAATTAAATCGTGTCATCGTTGTAGCTCGTTCATTTATCGATGATGTTAATTTATTTGCCCTCAGGCTAAAATCGAGTTCGCTGTAAAGCTGGGCTACTCGGAGCGTCTAGCACGCACTGCGCTGCAACGGCTCGGGCCTGACCCGCCACGGAACGAGCTTCTAGCAGAACTCATCAAGCTCGCATCTAAGCAACCCCCTCGGCCGCTGTCGCCGTCACCGCCCGCGGAGCCCGAACCGCCGTTAGACCGCAGCCCGCTGCGTCACATTGTTATAGATGGCAGCAATGTCGCTATGAGGTAAGAAATAgccataaataagtaactttgCTTAACCGTTCGCATTAACATATGGCTGAACTCTGTCAGTTTATAACCTAAGTACTTACCATTTTGGGTGCGTTAGGTATGCTTAAGGCTTAGGGACTTTGGAGTGGAAACCATTGTGTTGATAAGTTTGTTACACTGTTATTCCATTTCTATCTGTGGgtacctgtaattggctttgtaTTGTTGCCTACATCTGCATAATGTTTTTGTAGCTGTTGGtactccttaaaataaataaataaaatagatcaTCTTATTCGTTATTTGAAATTGGATAAGCCCCCGCTTAATCGCTTGTCACGTACTTGTACTGATGATTGTGTTTGTTTTCAGCCATGGCAACAAGGAAGTGTTTTCGTGCCGCGGCATCGAGATCTGCGTGGACTGGTTCCGAGCGCGCGGACACAAGGACATCATCGTGTTCGTGCCCAAGTGGAGGAAAGAAGCGTCTAGACCAGACAATCCGGTCGCGGACAGAGATTCCCTGGTAAGACTCGAGAGGGACCGAGTGCTGGTATACACGCCTAGCAGACAAGTCGGAGGCAAACGTCTCATCTGCTACGACGACCGTTACGTTCTCAATCTAGCCTTAGAAACCAACGGCATCGTAGTTTCCAACGATAACTACAGAGACCTCGTCGCTGAAAACCCAGGCTATAGAAAAATTGTAGAAGAACGGCTACTCATGTACTCATTTGTAAACGACCGCTTCATGCCTCCCGATGATCCACTAGGCAGGACCGGACCGACGCTCGACGCTTTTCTACGAGGCCCGCCTTCGCGGATAGACCCGGCGCTGACGCCCCCGGCGTGCCCGTACGGCAGGAAGTGCACGTACGGTAACAAATGCAAGTTCCATCACCCGGAACGCGCCGGTCGGCCTCACAAGTCCGTCGCCGAGAAATTATCAGAGCGTGCCGCGCGAGCGCTCAAAGCTCGCGACCTGCACACGCTCAGTTTGCCGCCCGGCGGGCGCCCGGCTGAAATCAAACGGCCGCTAGCGAGAGCGCACTCGGCCGCACCGAGGATATCTGACGCGGCGCTCGCCACTCACTTTGATCGAGCGCAGATGCTTCCCGGGCCTTCCCAGCAGGACACCAACCCCCATCGTAAGCTGGCGCGCCAGTTGACTCTAAACCCTGCCTGCGATCCGAGATTGCATGCGGCGGCGGCACGAGTGGCGTCCGCCCCCGTAGGCGCAGCCGCAGCACTCAATCCAGCTCCCATGGTCTCTCCCTGCTCTTCTGAAGGAGCCCTCCAACACTGGGAAGCTAGAAGATGCATGCACTTCCATCTAGCCGGCATCTTCCCCGAAGCTCAAGTGGCGGAAGCCATGGCGACGTACCCGGAGGAGACGGACCCGCAGACGATGTGCGCGATCATCCTCGCGCGCTACAGGCCCGCCGAGGCGCGGGTGCCGCCACACTGACGCACACCGGTTTGAATTCATCGATTTCGAAACGAAATCGAATCTACATTCGAACTCGTTGGATGAGTTATGCACGCTCGACATTCGTTCACTCGGACCTACGTTCTAGTTAGCCCGAGAATGTTAAGTGGATGCGGAATCTTGTTGGTGCGACGAGAAGTACGTGCCAATATTGGTTTTATTACGTCGGTAGCATTTATACACTTTTTACATTCTCTGATATCGTTTTAGTCGTGTCCTTCTGAGAAGTGTACGgcgttatttaaataattttattgtaagtgtAGATGTACAAATTCATAATCTGTAAGGTCCTCCAGTAAACGGCGTTATGGATTATGCGATAATGACTAACATCGAACGCGAAGCGCATGCCTTGTCatcaaactaataaatataacacTCATCACTTTTTACAAATTGGTAATATTCCAGTGAACTGTATCACATTGGAACTTGTTGATTgcataaatattatcattttttatgTAATCGCAAAGGTTGAACTAGGGTACCTAGATAGACAtgagattttataaaaaatattggtacTATGTATCAGTTCAAATCAAGATATTGTAAAATATCAGCTTATTTCTACAAAATGTTTTCCTGGTTGTTTGTaataggaaaatattttttatatttataccttagcaaataatttaattacttacatatttatatatcggAAAT
This Cydia pomonella isolate Wapato2018A chromosome 16, ilCydPomo1, whole genome shotgun sequence DNA region includes the following protein-coding sequences:
- the LOC133526683 gene encoding probable ribonuclease ZC3H12B isoform X1 produces the protein MSNDTDLLISVPRSCITEFYGKYLNLVETFYYVTLSENKSAVAKEKPEYVYFNVLFNLSPADGNFNPREIVGRIQKYVESSLGWAAERGEDSSYDSECEDESGHRAASRTPSDTLAAEFAEYVTLGPPPPQPNQAKIEFAVKLGYSERLARTALQRLGPDPPRNELLAELIKLASKQPPRPLSPSPPAEPEPPLDRSPLRHIVIDGSNVAMSHGNKEVFSCRGIEICVDWFRARGHKDIIVFVPKWRKEASRPDNPVADRDSLVRLERDRVLVYTPSRQVGGKRLICYDDRYVLNLALETNGIVVSNDNYRDLVAENPGYRKIVEERLLMYSFVNDRFMPPDDPLGRTGPTLDAFLRGPPSRIDPALTPPACPYGRKCTYGNKCKFHHPERAGRPHKSVAEKLSERAARALKARDLHTLSLPPGGRPAEIKRPLARAHSAAPRISDAALATHFDRAQMLPGPSQQDTNPHRKLARQLTLNPACDPRLHAAAARVASAPVGAAAALNPAPMVSPCSSEGALQHWEARRCMHFHLAGIFPEAQVAEAMATYPEETDPQTMCAIILARYRPAEARVPPH
- the LOC133526683 gene encoding probable ribonuclease ZC3H12B isoform X2, translating into MVSLRASRNPDLAAPLHRRRARCAGRYLAHAQSRRDKPPPRSCRTLSHTHTFIMYATDTQKYVESSLGWAAERGEDSSYDSECEDESGHRAASRTPSDTLAAEFAEYVTLGPPPPQPNQAKIEFAVKLGYSERLARTALQRLGPDPPRNELLAELIKLASKQPPRPLSPSPPAEPEPPLDRSPLRHIVIDGSNVAMSHGNKEVFSCRGIEICVDWFRARGHKDIIVFVPKWRKEASRPDNPVADRDSLVRLERDRVLVYTPSRQVGGKRLICYDDRYVLNLALETNGIVVSNDNYRDLVAENPGYRKIVEERLLMYSFVNDRFMPPDDPLGRTGPTLDAFLRGPPSRIDPALTPPACPYGRKCTYGNKCKFHHPERAGRPHKSVAEKLSERAARALKARDLHTLSLPPGGRPAEIKRPLARAHSAAPRISDAALATHFDRAQMLPGPSQQDTNPHRKLARQLTLNPACDPRLHAAAARVASAPVGAAAALNPAPMVSPCSSEGALQHWEARRCMHFHLAGIFPEAQVAEAMATYPEETDPQTMCAIILARYRPAEARVPPH